A window of the Narcine bancroftii isolate sNarBan1 chromosome 4, sNarBan1.hap1, whole genome shotgun sequence genome harbors these coding sequences:
- the LOC138760016 gene encoding hydroxycarboxylic acid receptor 2-like: MDEARVCSPDDIDASYNSPVILITFVLGFIGNSIALWIFCFHVKFRSPNTVYSLNLAIADTLLICCLPFRADYFVRGKDWIFGDISCRLKVFMISLNRVGSIVFLMTIAIDRYFKVVHPFHNANKITPRCAAKIAGALWVVAVAICSHLLKERHDFQHNNVTNCEPFKINHQLSPTAIWTYAVFIIFKFLLPMSVILFSTFCIIWRLKQMETEIRYTYKRAAKLVIAVALVFTICFLPTNVAIVVVLITKLRASTDCRSYVVAVDTFHNTLFITYFNSVMDPIIYYFSSSTFKNVLKKAFPCLNASFSTSTRDDEMNPKGPRMEMDVD, translated from the coding sequence ATGGACGAGGCCCGGGTTTGCTCTCCCGATGACATCGATGCGTCCTACAATTCTCCAGTGATCCTGATAACCTTTGTCCTGGGATTCATTGGGAATTCGATCGCTTTGTGGATCTTCTGTTTCCACGTCAAATTCCGGTCACCAAACACCGTCTACTCCCTGAACCTGGCGATTGCGGACACTCTTTTAATCTGCTGCCTCCCGTTTCGAGCCGACTACTTCGTGCGGGGCAAGGACTGGATTTTTGGCGATATTTCGTGTCGCCTGAAGGTCTTCATGATTTCCTTAAACCGGGTGGGCAGCATCGTCTTCCTGATGACCATAGCGATCGATCGCTATTTTAAGGTGGTGCACCCCTTCCACAACGCCAACAAGATCACCCCACGGTGTGCGGCGAAGATAGCGGGCGCCCTGTGGGTGGTGGCGGTGGCGATCTGCTCGCATCTGTTAAAGGAAAGACACGACTTCCAACACAACAACGTGACAAACTGTGAACCCTTCAAGATAAACCATCAACTGAGTCCTACTGCAATCTGGACATATGCTGTTTTTATTATCTTCAAGTTTCTTTTACCAATGTCAGTTATCCTGTTCTCCACCTTCTGCATCATCTGGAGGTTAAAACAGATGGAAACTGAAATAAGGTACACGTACAAGCGAGCAGCGAAGCTTGTGATAGCAGTGGCATTGGTTTTCACCATCTGTTTCTTACCCACCAATGTTGCAATTGTCGTGGTTTTAATCACCAAGCTCCGAGCTTCGACAGACTGCAGGTCGTATGTCGTTGCTGTGGATACATTTCACAACACCCTGTTTATAACATATTTCAACAGTGTGATGGATCCAATTATTTACTACTTTTCAAGTTCAacgtttaaaaatgttttgaagaAAGCCTTTCCTTGCCTTAATGCAAGCTTTTCCACCTCGACAAGAGATGATGAAATGAATCCAAAGGGTCCCAGAATGGAAATGGATGTGGATTGA